From a single Granulicella aggregans genomic region:
- a CDS encoding patatin-like phospholipase family protein — translation MSKESDAHLLGLGPKRILSLDGGGTLGIIELAFLERVESLLRESRGGDPAFRLCDWFDLVGGTSTGAIIAACLSIGYSAAEVTQMYLDLAPKAFRRRRWRVPGLAPLFDATPLTLLLNDLFGDRTLESESIRTGLAMMARRFDTSSPWLISNNPRAPFWNDPPDGNFIGNRRYRLADMVRASTAAPGFFRPQLQQVIEGSDRALFIDGGLSPYNNPSLALLMLSQARAFGLQWKVGPENLILLSIGAGQYRRRLPAGAKPPFTAGGLALRALMDTVADGQLLALTLLQWFGDTPEPWPINSELGDLAGEIFGGRALLRFQRYDLPLEAAWLREHLNLHFTDRQLTAMRRIDNPAGMKEIHAIALRAAELQVKAGHFL, via the coding sequence ATGTCGAAAGAAAGCGACGCTCATCTTCTCGGCCTCGGCCCAAAGCGAATCCTGTCTTTGGATGGCGGCGGTACTCTGGGTATCATCGAGCTCGCATTCCTGGAGCGCGTCGAATCTCTGTTGCGCGAGAGTCGCGGCGGAGACCCAGCCTTCCGTCTCTGCGATTGGTTTGATCTTGTCGGCGGAACTTCGACCGGCGCTATCATCGCCGCTTGCCTCTCCATCGGATACTCGGCTGCAGAAGTCACCCAAATGTATCTCGACCTGGCACCAAAGGCCTTTCGGCGCAGACGGTGGCGGGTTCCGGGTCTCGCACCCCTCTTCGACGCAACCCCCCTAACGCTGCTATTGAATGACTTGTTCGGCGACCGCACCCTGGAGAGCGAAAGCATTCGCACCGGTCTGGCGATGATGGCACGCCGCTTCGACACCTCCAGTCCCTGGCTCATCTCCAACAATCCCCGTGCTCCTTTCTGGAACGACCCGCCCGACGGCAACTTTATCGGCAATCGCCGATACCGCTTGGCGGACATGGTGCGCGCCAGCACCGCCGCGCCTGGCTTCTTCCGCCCTCAGCTTCAGCAGGTAATCGAGGGCAGCGACCGGGCACTATTCATTGACGGAGGACTCTCGCCCTACAACAATCCGTCTCTGGCCCTCTTAATGCTGAGCCAGGCGCGAGCCTTTGGTCTGCAATGGAAGGTTGGCCCCGAAAATCTGATCTTGCTATCCATCGGAGCTGGACAATACCGCCGCCGCCTTCCTGCTGGCGCAAAACCGCCCTTCACCGCCGGAGGACTCGCTCTCCGTGCCTTAATGGACACAGTCGCCGACGGGCAGTTGCTCGCTCTCACCTTGCTGCAATGGTTTGGGGATACGCCCGAACCCTGGCCGATCAACAGCGAACTTGGCGACCTTGCAGGGGAGATCTTCGGGGGGAGGGCCCTGCTTCGCTTTCAGCGCTACGACTTACCTCTAGAAGCTGCATGGCTGCGCGAGCATCTCAATCTACACTTCACCGACCGCCAACTCACCGCCATGCGGCGCATCGACAATCCCGCTGGCATGAAGGAGATTCACGCAATCGCTTTGCGTGCGGCTGAGTTGCAGGTAAAGGCGGGGCACTTCCTCTAA
- a CDS encoding zinc ribbon domain-containing protein → MGIFKASKEFGITVPDLEPVAEAVMQHFREQGYDVSGDRTLLQGWDISLHKGSAFKAVLGLQSALKIQIETAGTVTQVRVGIGIFGQQAIPTAISMLVFWPVLVTQIWGMVSQARLDQEAIDEVGRELERCAGTSSNYTTGGSHPLFCTACGGQLSAGMRFCPHCGFPQSGDLSPG, encoded by the coding sequence ATGGGCATTTTCAAGGCATCAAAAGAATTCGGAATAACAGTCCCCGACCTTGAGCCGGTAGCTGAGGCCGTGATGCAGCACTTTCGCGAACAAGGATACGATGTCTCCGGTGACCGGACTCTGTTGCAGGGCTGGGATATCAGTCTGCACAAGGGAAGTGCTTTCAAGGCAGTGCTCGGGCTGCAGAGCGCTCTGAAGATTCAGATTGAGACTGCGGGGACGGTGACCCAGGTGAGAGTCGGCATTGGGATCTTCGGACAACAAGCCATCCCTACGGCGATCAGCATGCTGGTCTTCTGGCCGGTACTCGTGACCCAGATCTGGGGCATGGTCTCCCAGGCGCGACTGGACCAGGAAGCGATAGACGAAGTGGGGCGGGAACTAGAGCGATGTGCCGGCACGTCGTCAAACTACACGACGGGAGGCTCGCACCCGTTGTTTTGTACTGCTTGTGGAGGGCAGCTAAGTGCGGGGATGCGGTTTTGCCCTCATTGCGGATTCCCACAATCAGGTGATTTAAGTCCCGGCTAA
- a CDS encoding DUF2610 domain-containing protein: protein MAVVPGFDYDIFVSYAHTDDLVDAAEGPGGWVFRLVNLLERLSAKNDFVRALQGRTVFQAKPGQLKNIYTDLTLVDFKDSGDELRYYTDIIDALKETLSAFPKAVSFSYIAADASVHVGELLANSPEKASGAEPYLSESRAWFDRQGLMTKTSTYSEDFTQYCKIYKTRIKMYGAMHHPDLALQDINTVMTTCQAVLDKYPWDIYLRYQIILSNYEAGKALFDAHRFKEALPYLNYASHWGDKQSTQLLAKLYREGLGIDKGDKRALELDALAAGQILTSYTVQADFNGVQQPTKFYIRDWPSEYPYEGIDDQAIWLKEARGATFPPDVIDSFHKLVKIAKDNKVSFRELTEYALKSTDDKAERAKPAPVKRTGPNERARPQYDLALGFGKQEKWPEAAKALEGALVLDPESADILELAVGLYHDKLFLYKRAFELNARLVDLGTGAGDDDFVESHLTTSRFESCTVLSAIDRDKSPEKSRKLVMMALNFACLFGEKKYGAALSAGRKLRADLGGLERVGWNFAGTKHFLGEDKAFAKKSTDWVSLFEALEEGDEKKAQAALTALGVPEAGK, encoded by the coding sequence ATGGCAGTAGTACCCGGTTTTGACTATGACATCTTTGTAAGTTACGCGCACACGGACGATTTGGTTGACGCTGCCGAAGGACCGGGAGGATGGGTCTTCCGTCTGGTGAATCTGCTAGAGCGACTTAGCGCAAAAAATGATTTTGTCCGAGCCTTACAAGGAAGAACGGTATTCCAAGCCAAGCCGGGGCAGCTCAAGAATATCTATACAGATCTGACGCTGGTCGATTTTAAGGATTCAGGCGATGAATTGCGATACTACACGGACATTATCGACGCCTTAAAAGAGACTCTATCCGCGTTTCCGAAGGCAGTAAGCTTTTCTTATATCGCCGCTGACGCCTCTGTACACGTAGGAGAATTGCTGGCGAACAGTCCTGAAAAAGCTTCAGGTGCCGAGCCCTATCTTTCAGAATCCCGCGCTTGGTTCGATCGACAAGGACTGATGACAAAGACCTCGACTTACTCAGAAGACTTTACTCAGTACTGCAAAATCTATAAGACGAGAATCAAGATGTACGGCGCAATGCACCACCCCGATCTGGCTCTCCAAGATATCAATACAGTAATGACGACATGCCAAGCAGTATTGGATAAATACCCTTGGGATATTTATCTCCGATATCAAATCATATTGAGCAATTACGAGGCCGGTAAAGCTCTGTTTGACGCTCATCGATTCAAAGAGGCGCTTCCGTATTTGAACTATGCCTCTCACTGGGGAGACAAACAAAGCACGCAGCTCTTGGCTAAACTGTACCGGGAGGGATTGGGGATAGACAAAGGAGATAAGCGCGCGCTGGAGTTGGACGCCTTGGCAGCAGGCCAGATTCTTACCAGTTACACAGTCCAAGCGGACTTCAATGGCGTGCAACAGCCGACCAAGTTTTATATCAGGGACTGGCCTTCCGAATATCCCTATGAGGGGATTGATGATCAGGCAATTTGGTTGAAGGAGGCGCGGGGTGCAACCTTCCCGCCTGATGTCATCGATTCGTTCCATAAGCTTGTAAAGATTGCCAAAGATAACAAGGTGTCGTTTCGAGAACTGACCGAATATGCCTTAAAATCCACGGACGATAAGGCTGAAAGAGCAAAGCCGGCACCTGTCAAAAGAACAGGCCCGAATGAGCGCGCCAGACCCCAATACGATCTAGCGCTGGGGTTCGGAAAGCAAGAAAAATGGCCCGAGGCCGCAAAGGCTTTGGAGGGGGCGCTAGTCCTGGATCCGGAATCCGCCGATATTTTGGAGCTTGCGGTCGGGCTCTATCACGACAAACTGTTCCTGTATAAGCGAGCATTCGAATTGAATGCTCGTCTTGTCGACCTCGGAACGGGGGCGGGGGACGACGATTTTGTAGAGAGTCATCTGACAACCTCTCGATTCGAGTCCTGCACAGTGCTTTCCGCCATTGATAGGGACAAGAGCCCTGAAAAAAGTCGAAAGCTGGTGATGATGGCCCTGAACTTCGCGTGTCTTTTCGGGGAGAAGAAGTATGGGGCGGCACTCAGCGCAGGCCGAAAACTTCGGGCGGATTTAGGCGGTCTTGAAAGAGTGGGCTGGAATTTTGCTGGAACCAAGCACTTTCTGGGAGAGGATAAGGCGTTTGCGAAGAAGTCCACCGACTGGGTCAGTTTGTTCGAGGCGCTTGAGGAAGGAGACGAGAAGAAGGCGCAGGCGGCGCTCACCGCGTTGGGAGTGCCAGAAGCGGGCAAGTAG
- a CDS encoding sugar phosphate isomerase/epimerase family protein, with protein sequence MNPLSRRNFIAGAAGVSASLLLPARSWAATSKFKIGVISDEISQDFDHACYVIAKDFGLHYVELREIWGKNLQVSPDADIANAQKILAKYSLTVTDISSPLYKVNWPGAPVSGAGTKEDMHGADEVNFKHQDEVLERSISLAKQFKTNKVRCFDFWRIDDVKPYRAGINEALQKAAEKAASQSVMLVLENEFACNTATGREAAATLAGVPSRNLSLNWDPGNAVMRGELDAFPNGWDAIPKDRIHHCHVKNAIKDDTGKIVWSPVDKGYIDWAAQFRALEKIGYSDAVNLETHWKGGGTPEASTRISWDGMKKDLQQAGVFS encoded by the coding sequence ATGAATCCTCTCTCCCGGCGTAACTTCATTGCAGGCGCGGCCGGCGTCTCCGCATCCTTACTGCTGCCGGCGCGCAGTTGGGCCGCCACCTCGAAGTTCAAGATCGGCGTCATCTCCGACGAGATCTCACAGGACTTCGACCACGCCTGCTACGTCATCGCGAAGGACTTCGGTCTGCATTATGTCGAACTCCGCGAGATATGGGGCAAGAACCTGCAGGTCAGCCCTGATGCCGACATCGCCAACGCGCAGAAGATACTCGCCAAGTACAGCCTGACCGTCACCGACATCAGTAGCCCGCTCTATAAGGTCAACTGGCCCGGAGCTCCCGTGTCAGGGGCCGGAACCAAAGAGGACATGCACGGCGCAGATGAAGTCAATTTCAAGCACCAGGATGAGGTGCTGGAGCGGTCGATCTCACTCGCAAAACAATTCAAGACCAACAAGGTCCGCTGTTTCGACTTCTGGCGCATCGACGACGTGAAGCCCTACCGTGCCGGCATCAACGAAGCACTTCAGAAGGCGGCGGAAAAGGCAGCGAGCCAGAGTGTGATGCTCGTCCTTGAGAACGAGTTCGCATGCAACACCGCAACCGGGCGAGAGGCAGCGGCGACACTGGCTGGCGTTCCTTCGCGCAATCTCTCTCTTAACTGGGACCCGGGGAACGCGGTTATGCGAGGCGAGTTGGACGCCTTCCCCAACGGCTGGGACGCAATCCCCAAAGACCGCATCCATCACTGCCACGTCAAAAACGCCATCAAGGATGACACCGGGAAGATCGTATGGTCGCCGGTCGACAAGGGATACATCGACTGGGCAGCACAGTTCCGTGCACTTGAAAAGATCGGCTATTCAGACGCGGTAAACCTGGAAACCCACTGGAAGGGCGGCGGCACTCCGGAAGCTTCAACGCGCATCAGTTGGGACGGCATGAAGAAAGACCTTCAGCAGGCTGGAGTTTTTTCGTAA
- a CDS encoding M48 family metallopeptidase — MHIAPNDFTHPTDEAALDNLESIPLFGECSKAFLKVFAEEFFFGLNMAQKIRLGPLQLPKIYSHLPPICEKLGIDLPELYLEMNPAPNAYTYGDSKVFITVTSGLVEFLDEEELHAVIAHECGHIVCRHVLCHTMADMLTRIGSSIFGPFAAVSLPVQLALTHWARCSELSADRAAALVMGSGDPIMRTMIRLAGGSRAITQDVNLDLYLEQAVAYDALRETLWDRLLQGVAVMQQDHPFLAVRTREIRDWCQTGRFVQMAESLRVPPSGERCAQCGSPRQPGWKFCSTCGRRFDAAVA, encoded by the coding sequence ATGCATATTGCTCCGAATGACTTCACTCATCCGACCGACGAGGCAGCCCTGGATAATCTTGAATCGATTCCTCTGTTTGGGGAGTGTTCTAAAGCGTTCCTGAAGGTGTTCGCCGAAGAGTTCTTCTTTGGCTTGAACATGGCCCAGAAGATTCGATTGGGGCCGCTTCAACTTCCTAAGATCTATAGCCATTTGCCGCCGATCTGCGAGAAGCTGGGTATCGATCTGCCTGAGCTTTACCTCGAGATGAACCCCGCTCCGAATGCCTATACCTACGGCGATTCAAAGGTGTTCATCACGGTGACCTCCGGGTTGGTGGAGTTTCTGGATGAAGAAGAGCTGCACGCCGTGATCGCGCATGAATGTGGCCACATCGTATGCCGCCATGTGCTGTGTCACACGATGGCGGATATGCTGACGCGGATCGGCTCAAGCATCTTTGGGCCGTTTGCTGCGGTATCGCTTCCGGTGCAACTTGCATTGACCCATTGGGCTCGGTGCAGCGAACTCTCCGCCGATCGAGCTGCGGCGCTGGTGATGGGCAGCGGTGACCCGATCATGCGAACCATGATCCGGCTTGCGGGGGGTTCACGCGCGATCACCCAGGATGTAAATCTGGACCTGTACCTGGAGCAAGCGGTTGCCTATGATGCGCTGCGTGAGACTTTGTGGGACAGACTTCTGCAAGGCGTCGCGGTGATGCAGCAGGACCATCCTTTTCTGGCAGTGCGGACGCGGGAGATTCGCGACTGGTGCCAGACCGGGCGATTTGTACAGATGGCGGAATCGTTGCGAGTCCCACCGTCTGGAGAGCGTTGTGCGCAATGCGGCAGCCCGCGGCAACCGGGCTGGAAGTTCTGTAGCACCTGCGGTCGGCGCTTCGACGCGGCTGTCGCCTGA
- a CDS encoding TonB-dependent receptor, whose protein sequence is MSTHPSSSSSTQSTRLSRPTSSWAARLIHAALLAATLGSSAILLPPAALYAQSDNSAVTGTITDPAGAVVAGAKVTVTNETTGLTRTVTTNASGAYSVNGIAPGKYTISVAATGFAVEAVRGNNVDPSLPSTVNLSLKVGSGTETVQVTAEETPLNADTSTLGRVITSNQIDNLPINGRNPIYAALTKAGITSGPGSPITANASGAASNVSSFNFSTGLGSIQINGGRERDNLLTFDGAVAVRIRASGDSVGVPDLDAVQEVQVLATNYGAEYGRSIGGQIRIITKSGGANFHGSAYEYLQNPVLNANTWVRNHTNGVNNSNPLYPQALKTNYVQPFTYNQFGFNLTGPLYIPHFLPKGKVFFLYSEGFVQYPQTVNNPVTVPNPAFRTGDFSSVAQHIKDPQSGLACDPTAGGPGCFPGNIIPQYRLSPNGVGLLSIFPDPTPNFQVGSANLLQVAKYPARQQIDSGNLDILPTDKDYIRFRLIHFFYHEDNPFSAAYDTVPRLYDRPNQTGSLSWVRTLNSKTLNEVLLTASHDAARLSIDTSTGLYDRTKYGVNYPFLFPGTKDLPNKIPTIKFDSTNSGITAMDGSAYPSHSQGEIFDYADTFTRVIGDHTIKAGALYERSGENDRDQIAFSTSTAGQTNNQNGQFDFNGTNNKAGTGYDLADAALGLYYTYSEVGARAETPYRGNLYEFFAQDSFKATPKLHLEYGVRYTSIHPYYSLWNNAGSFDPAYYNASTAIQVNPSTGNPIAGTGDPLSGTVLWGDGFTGSAKSHVPAAAAGQYANLFHNLPRGYTNVQKFLFQPRVGVAYSVNDKTVFRTGFGRYTNRQGVSDFVFAGGIPPLQQVASVSSGTADNPGAGSNGTYPQLSGDIDQNSPQPEAYIWNASVERQIGFQTVAEVSYVGRHALHQQYGANINQLQPGTLTNPANKGISANALRPYQGYSAINLVEQGDTAFYQGLQVDITRRFTHGLGFGTAYTFASSRDCASFQKSVVPNTFDPKAICGPSDYDVRQVLVLNAVYEIPFKSGSHLLNQGLAGWQLTQVYQFQSGAPFSIATTQDIAGVGPGSGPQLLQFLPGASLKGNGKFSNSSTDSNSWFNIGTVGAQVFTTPAPGTFTTQHNRNILRAPGQDYFNASLQKRFATFEGQSLNFRVDAFDFPNHPNWNAPDTTYVDSTFFGSKTPTFGKVTSKNLQRSLQASLRYSF, encoded by the coding sequence ATGTCTACGCATCCGTCATCTTCATCTTCCACTCAGAGTACTCGTCTGAGCCGTCCAACCTCGTCATGGGCCGCGCGCCTCATCCACGCTGCGTTGCTGGCAGCAACACTTGGTTCCTCCGCGATCCTCCTGCCGCCCGCTGCCCTCTACGCGCAATCAGACAACTCCGCCGTCACCGGTACCATCACCGACCCGGCCGGTGCGGTTGTTGCGGGCGCGAAGGTCACGGTGACCAACGAGACAACAGGCCTGACGCGCACGGTCACCACCAACGCCTCCGGCGCTTATAGCGTCAACGGCATCGCGCCGGGCAAGTACACCATCTCGGTCGCCGCTACCGGCTTTGCCGTGGAGGCGGTCCGCGGAAACAACGTCGACCCGTCGCTGCCCTCGACCGTCAATCTCTCGCTCAAGGTGGGCTCCGGCACAGAGACGGTGCAGGTGACCGCCGAGGAGACGCCGTTGAACGCCGACACGTCGACGCTGGGACGTGTCATCACCAGCAACCAGATCGACAACCTGCCGATCAACGGTCGCAACCCGATCTACGCCGCGCTGACCAAGGCCGGCATCACCAGCGGCCCGGGAAGCCCGATCACGGCGAACGCCTCGGGTGCGGCCAGCAACGTCTCGAGCTTCAACTTTAGCACCGGCCTGGGCAGCATCCAGATTAACGGTGGACGCGAGCGCGACAACCTGCTCACCTTCGACGGCGCAGTCGCCGTCCGCATCCGCGCCAGCGGCGACTCGGTGGGCGTGCCCGATCTTGATGCGGTGCAGGAGGTCCAGGTGCTCGCCACCAACTACGGAGCGGAGTATGGCCGCTCGATCGGTGGCCAGATCCGCATCATCACCAAGAGCGGCGGCGCCAACTTCCACGGCAGCGCCTATGAGTACCTGCAGAATCCGGTGCTGAACGCCAATACCTGGGTGCGCAACCACACCAACGGCGTCAACAACAGCAATCCCCTCTATCCGCAGGCGCTGAAGACGAACTACGTGCAGCCCTTCACCTACAACCAGTTCGGATTCAATCTCACAGGGCCGCTGTACATTCCGCACTTTCTCCCGAAGGGAAAGGTCTTCTTCCTCTACTCTGAGGGCTTCGTCCAGTATCCCCAAACGGTCAACAACCCCGTGACTGTACCGAATCCTGCCTTCCGTACCGGCGACTTCAGTTCGGTCGCGCAGCACATCAAGGACCCACAGTCCGGCCTCGCCTGCGATCCGACCGCCGGTGGTCCCGGTTGCTTCCCCGGAAACATCATCCCCCAGTACCGGCTCAGCCCGAATGGAGTTGGTCTCCTGTCCATCTTCCCCGACCCTACGCCGAACTTCCAGGTCGGTTCGGCCAACCTGCTTCAGGTGGCGAAGTACCCAGCTCGGCAGCAGATCGACAGTGGCAACCTCGACATCCTGCCGACCGACAAGGACTACATCCGCTTCCGCCTGATCCACTTCTTCTATCACGAGGACAATCCGTTCTCCGCGGCTTATGACACGGTTCCGCGCCTCTACGACCGTCCGAACCAGACCGGCTCGCTGAGCTGGGTGCGCACCCTCAACTCGAAGACGCTCAACGAAGTCCTGCTCACGGCGAGCCACGATGCGGCACGTTTGAGCATCGATACCTCCACCGGTCTCTACGACCGCACGAAGTACGGCGTGAACTATCCCTTCCTGTTTCCCGGAACGAAAGACCTGCCCAACAAGATTCCTACGATCAAGTTCGACTCAACCAACAGCGGTATCACGGCGATGGACGGCAGCGCCTATCCCTCGCACTCGCAGGGTGAGATCTTCGACTATGCCGACACCTTCACTCGCGTAATCGGCGATCACACCATCAAGGCCGGGGCGCTCTACGAACGGTCAGGAGAGAATGACCGCGACCAGATCGCCTTCTCCACCTCGACGGCCGGACAGACCAACAACCAGAACGGCCAGTTCGACTTCAACGGCACGAACAACAAGGCTGGCACAGGGTACGACCTCGCCGACGCGGCGCTCGGTCTCTACTACACCTATTCGGAGGTCGGTGCCCGGGCTGAGACGCCTTACCGTGGCAATCTCTACGAGTTCTTCGCTCAGGACTCCTTCAAGGCCACGCCAAAGCTGCACCTGGAGTACGGGGTCCGCTACACCAGCATTCATCCCTACTACAGCCTTTGGAACAACGCCGGCAGCTTCGACCCGGCTTACTACAACGCGTCGACTGCCATCCAGGTGAATCCTTCGACGGGCAACCCGATCGCAGGTACTGGCGATCCATTGAGCGGTACTGTCCTTTGGGGCGATGGCTTTACAGGCAGTGCGAAGAGCCACGTCCCCGCCGCCGCTGCGGGCCAGTATGCGAACCTCTTCCACAACCTTCCGCGCGGCTATACCAATGTGCAGAAGTTTCTCTTCCAGCCGCGCGTCGGCGTTGCCTACTCGGTGAATGACAAGACCGTCTTCCGTACCGGATTCGGACGCTACACCAACCGCCAGGGCGTCTCGGACTTCGTCTTCGCGGGCGGCATTCCGCCGCTCCAGCAGGTGGCGTCAGTATCGAGCGGAACGGCCGACAATCCGGGCGCAGGTAGCAATGGGACATACCCTCAGCTCTCCGGCGATATCGACCAGAACTCACCGCAACCGGAGGCCTACATCTGGAACGCCTCGGTAGAACGCCAGATCGGCTTCCAGACGGTTGCGGAGGTCTCTTACGTCGGTCGTCACGCTCTGCACCAGCAGTACGGAGCCAACATCAACCAGCTTCAGCCGGGAACGCTGACCAATCCGGCGAACAAGGGAATCTCGGCGAACGCGCTGCGTCCGTATCAGGGCTACTCGGCCATCAATCTTGTGGAGCAAGGTGACACTGCCTTCTACCAGGGACTTCAGGTCGACATCACGCGGCGCTTCACGCATGGGCTGGGCTTTGGCACGGCGTATACCTTCGCATCCTCTCGCGACTGTGCCTCGTTCCAAAAGAGCGTCGTTCCGAACACCTTCGATCCGAAGGCGATCTGCGGGCCGTCGGACTACGACGTGCGCCAGGTGCTGGTGCTCAACGCGGTCTACGAGATTCCTTTCAAGAGCGGCAGTCATCTCCTGAACCAGGGCCTCGCGGGTTGGCAGTTGACCCAGGTGTATCAGTTCCAGAGCGGAGCTCCTTTCTCGATCGCAACGACGCAGGACATCGCCGGCGTCGGCCCGGGAAGCGGCCCGCAGCTTCTCCAGTTTCTTCCTGGTGCAAGCCTGAAGGGAAATGGAAAGTTCTCGAACAGCTCAACGGACAGCAACTCGTGGTTCAACATCGGCACGGTTGGCGCACAGGTCTTTACCACGCCGGCGCCTGGCACCTTTACCACGCAGCATAACCGGAACATTCTGCGCGCTCCAGGACAGGACTACTTCAACGCTTCGCTGCAGAAGCGGTTTGCCACCTTCGAAGGTCAGTCGCTCAACTTCCGGGTGGATGCGTTCGACTTCCCCAACCATCCCAACTGGAACGCTCCCGATACCACCTACGTTGACTCGACCTTCTTCGGGTCGAAGACGCCAACCTTCGGCAAGGTCACCAGCAAGAACCTGCAGCGTTCGTTGCAGGCAAGCCTGCGCTACTCGTTCTAA
- a CDS encoding aldo/keto reductase translates to MEYKTLGNTGLLVSTLCFGTMTIAGDDETALSENGAIWKSIGNVGQAGSDELIKASFDAGINFFDTADVYSEGRSETALGQSFKNLNIARKDVVIATKVYGRVGPGRNDVGASRGHIMDAVDASLKRLQTDHIDLYQIHGNDILTPIEETLNALDTLVRSGKVRYIGVSNWQTWKIAKALAISEFRNLARFDTLQAYYSIAGRDLEREIVPLLEAEKTGLLVWSPLAGGLLSGKFSRENQKPEDSRRSNFDFPIVDKERTWKILDVIAPIAKAHNCSAARVSLAWLLAKPVVTSIIIGAKRPDQLADNIAAVDLKLSSEELKQLDEVSTLPPEYPGWMLPFQGANRLDPKIPRPGTVSAEEK, encoded by the coding sequence ATGGAATACAAGACACTTGGCAACACCGGCCTGCTCGTCTCCACGCTCTGCTTTGGCACCATGACCATCGCCGGGGATGACGAGACAGCCCTCTCTGAAAATGGTGCCATCTGGAAGTCCATTGGCAACGTCGGGCAGGCAGGCTCTGACGAGCTCATCAAGGCGTCCTTCGACGCCGGCATCAACTTCTTCGATACCGCCGATGTCTACTCCGAAGGCCGCTCCGAAACCGCTCTCGGCCAGTCCTTCAAGAACCTCAACATCGCTCGCAAAGACGTCGTCATCGCCACCAAGGTCTACGGTCGCGTGGGCCCTGGCCGCAACGATGTAGGCGCATCCCGCGGGCATATCATGGACGCAGTCGACGCCAGCCTCAAACGCCTCCAGACCGACCACATCGACCTCTACCAGATCCACGGCAATGACATCCTTACACCCATCGAAGAGACGCTCAACGCTCTCGATACCCTCGTCCGCTCCGGCAAAGTCCGCTACATCGGCGTCTCCAACTGGCAGACTTGGAAGATTGCCAAAGCCCTCGCCATCTCCGAGTTCCGCAACCTCGCCCGCTTCGACACCTTGCAGGCCTACTACTCCATCGCAGGCCGCGATCTTGAACGCGAGATCGTACCTCTGCTCGAAGCAGAGAAGACCGGTCTCCTCGTCTGGAGCCCCCTCGCGGGTGGTCTGCTCTCCGGCAAATTCAGCCGCGAAAACCAGAAGCCCGAAGACTCCCGCCGTTCCAACTTCGACTTTCCCATCGTCGACAAGGAGCGCACCTGGAAGATCCTCGACGTCATCGCTCCGATTGCGAAGGCCCACAACTGTTCTGCCGCGCGCGTCTCTCTGGCATGGCTGCTTGCGAAGCCCGTCGTTACGTCGATCATCATAGGAGCCAAGCGCCCGGACCAGCTTGCCGACAACATCGCCGCAGTCGACCTCAAACTCTCATCTGAAGAATTGAAGCAACTCGATGAAGTCAGCACACTCCCGCCCGAGTACCCCGGCTGGATGCTTCCTTTCCAAGGCGCAAACCGTCTCGACCCGAAGATTCCTCGCCCCGGCACGGTGAGCGCCGAGGAAAAGTAA